In bacterium, the sequence CGCCGCGTTCGGTGAGTACATCGGTGAGACGACGAACAACCAGGCCGAGTATCGCGCGATGCTCGCGGCACTCTCTCGCGCGCGCGAGCTTGGCGCGACGCACGTCGAGGCATTTGCGGACTCCGAGCTCCTCGTGAAGCAGCTCAACCGTGAGTACCGCGTGAAGAATGCGGGGCTTGCGCCACTCTTCGTGCAACTCGTCACCCTTGCGCAAGGATTTCAACGCTGCACGTTCGCACATGTGCGCCGCGCGCAGAATAAGGAAGCTGACGCGCTTGTGAATCGCGCCATTGATGCCCGCGGGCGTGTGGATGGGATGTGATATACTGCGCATAGAGCAATGTTCGGTTCGACATCTCTTTTCTGTCCCTCCCCTTCTCCGCTGGGGGAGAGGGGGAGTAGGAGGGGGAGAGGTGGTCTGACACATGGCGCAACAACAACAAACCGCCCCTCCCTCCCTGCTACGCTCTGCGAGCTACGCAGGGCAGGCCATCACCCTCTCTCTCCGTCATTTCGACCGAGTGAGTCCTCGAACGAGTGGAGAAATCTCGTCCAACAGTACGAGCGGCATCCTACTGCTCAACGAGATTTCTCGATTCGCGGACTCACTCGAAATGACGAAGGGGAAGAAGCGTTTGCGACTCTCCGGTGTGGTCGCCACGAGTATCATCGTGGCGTTCTGTGCGTTGGTCGCGCCGCGCATCGTGGCGGCGAGCGGCACGGAGAATGTGGCGGGGTGGGCGTGGAGTGAACAGGTGGGGTGGATCTCCATGAACGGGACGAACTGCGAGCGGTTTGGCACGAACGACCCCTGCAACCTCGGTGGGACGTATGCAGATCCGTCCTACGGTGTGCACACTGATGCACTGGGGTTTCTCTCCGGGTTTGCGTGGTCGCGTTCCGTGCAGTGGATCTGCTTTGGAGCGACGTGCGATGGATACGGCGGCCAGACACCGCCGGGTGGTTGGACTGCGCGGTTCAATGCGATCACCGGTCAGGCCACCGGCTGGGCGAAGGTCCTGGGATTGGGCGATGACGGATGGATCGCGCTGTCCTGCGACCAGGCAACGCCAAGCTCGCCGGGCGGAACGTGCGCATCCGGCATTTCATACTTTACGACGTGGCAGGAATTGGATGTCCCCAATGGCGAGTGGTCGGGGTACGCGTGGAACGGCCCCGCAGCAGTGGGCGGCCACGCGCTTGGATGGATCTCGTGGCGGCCCCAGAACTACGGCGGTGTCGTCACAACGTGGAATCCGCAGCCCGTCTGCACCGTGTCCGGCGAGGCGTGCACCGCGCACGAGGAGTGCAGCGTCCTCGGTGAGCTATGCTGCCGCGGCGGTGCGCCGTGCGGGCAGTGCCGCGGGTTTCAGGATTCCTGCGATACGCACGCCGCGTGCGCGAGCGGCGATCTCTGCTGTCCGGCTGGCGTGCCGTGTGGCCGCTGCGTGACGGACAGCACGATGTGCGGGGGCGATGACGAGTGTACGCTCCGCGACGGGGTGACGGCCGCCGGAGAGGATTCGTGCTGTCCACCCGGTGCAATTTGCACACGCTATGAGGACCCGGACGGACCGGAGACCGTGGGGACGCTCCCGGGTGCGATCGGATTCTGCTCGTCGGGCGGCACGCTCGATGTACCGCACACCGCCTGTCTCGACGAGGCACAGTGCGCGCCTGCGTGTACGCTTGAGCCACCACAGGGGCTGTGCGAGGGCGAGGAGTCCATCGCCTGCACGGAGGACGTGCAGTGCACGGGTGGCGTGTGTAACTTCGCGGTGGGATTGTGCGACGCGAATGCGACGAGCGGTGGCGGTGCGACATACACCGTCCCGTGCCTCGGTGGGATTGCCTCAAACTTCTGCGCCACGCACGGGAGCATCGGCGATGCGTCGGCACTCTGCCGGAACATTATCGGCATCTGTGCCGACGATGCGCCGCAGCGACTCTGCGTCGCCGACGCGAACTGCACGAGCGGACGGTGCGAGAAGATATACCTCCCGTGGCTCCAGACGCAGTACGGTCCGCTGTTCTCCGGTGGGAGCATTGGCAACCCGCAGACCGCACCGCCGCCGGTGGGGGAGTTCAACGCGACGTACTGCATCCTCTCCGGCGGACCCATCGTGAACTTCCTCTCCGAGGAGGGATGCGCCGATGTCGCGCAGACGCCGTACAACCTCTCGCCGAGCAGCACGGCGCGCATTGATGTCCCCGGCATCCTCGCGGGGAGGTATGGCGATGTCGTTGGTCCGCCGAACGGTGACACGTCCAGCCCGTGGACCAACGCGAACTTCCTCCTCAATCGGCAGGTATTCCTCGTGGATTTCACAACAAATCCCACACCGGACCTAGCGTATCGCATCGGCGCGGCCGGCGTGGGGTTCATCAATGGAATCGGCGAGCAATCCGGCGCAGGGCTCATCGTTATCCGTGGCGGCGATCTCCACATTGACGGTGACATCACCTATGTGGATAGCGGGCCGCTCTTCGCGGTGCATCACCTCGCGTCACCCGGGTGGCTCGTGCTCGCGGACGAGAACGGCGTTGGCGGGAACATCGTCATTGATCCAAGCGTCGCGGAGCTCGTCGGTGCGTTCTATGCACAGGGCGCAATCGAGACCGGTACGACCGGTGCCCCGGAGTCGGAGGTATCGCTCCGCGTCAATGGGGTCATGATTGCAAGGGAATTTGCGTTTTCACGGCAACGCGCGTCGTATATCATCGCGCCGGCAGAGCAGGTGGTCGCAGATGGACGCGTGCTCGTGAACACGCCGCCAGGATTTGGTGATGTTGCACAGTCGCTCCCACAGATCAGACAAATTGCGCCGCTCGGTGCACCATGAATGTGCAACGGTGTCACTCGTGGTATACTGGGAGAACTTCAGCGGAGTGATGGGGATGCGCCGCTGCGGTTGTCGTAATCACGAGCACACGATGGTCCATGGGATTTTTCAAGAAAAAACCGCAAGCGTTCCTCGGTGTGGATATCGGGGCAGGCGGCGTGAAGGTGGTAGAGCTGCGCAGCGAACGCGGTCGTGCGCGGTTGTCCACCTACGGCCTCGCAGAGTACCCGTCCATGGAACGTTCGGCGACGTCGCTCGGCGATGATCTCGGTGGTCTCGCGGACGCACTCCGAGAGGTGTGCGCGCGTGCGCGTGTCGAAGCGACAGAGGCGGTGTGTGCGCTGCCGGTTGCCGCAGTGTTCAGCTCGGTCATTACGTTGCCGCGCATGGCGAAGAAGCAGCTCCCCGATGCGGTGGCGTGGGAAGCCAAGAAGCTCCTGCCGCTCCCGTACGAGGAGATGATCACGGATTGGAAGCTCCTGACGCCGGAGGAGGACTTGGAGACGGAGAACACGGACACGACCACCGCGCGCGTGCTCCTCACCGCGGCACCCAAGCAGCTCGTCCAGCAGTACATCACGGTTTTTCGCGGAGCGGGTTTGGAGCTCCTGAGCTTGGAGACGGAGGCGTTCGCGCTCATTCGTTCACTCGTGGGCGACGATCCCGCAGTCGTCCTGCTCATGGACATCGGCGCATCGCGGACGTCCATGGTCATCGTGGAGGATGGAACGCCGATGCTCTCACGGAGCGTTGACGTCGGCGGTCGCCACCTCACGCGGGCGATGAGCGATCTCATGGGTATCGCCGTTCCCGCAGCGGAAGAGCTCAAGCTCGATCTCGCCGTCACCCCAACGGGCAACCCTGCGGCGGCAGCACTCCCCAAGCTCTTCGAGCGACTGTTCGCACCCGTCATTCAAGAGGCGCGGTACGCGATGAATCTCCACCAGTCGCAGGAGGTGAACAACGGGCGATCCGTGGAGAAGATTATCCTTGCGGGTGGGAGTGCGCTCCTCCCATCGCTCACGGAGTACTTTGGGTCTACGCTCAACCTTCGCGCGTTTGTTGGTGATCCGTGGGCGCGCGTCGTGTACCCGGTTGATCTTCGTCCGGCCCTCGATACGATCGGCGCGCGGTTCGCCGTTGCGGTCGGATTGGGGATGCGGGAAATCGTGTAAGGCACACGTTTCATCTATGCCGAAGGATCCCACCCTACTTCCAGAGGACATGCGGAAGGCCGAGGAGGACGTGCAACGGGCCTCGGGCGCGCGCGGGAATACGCGCGGTGTCTTCCATGTGCCGAGCGACGATGAGGCAGTGCGTCGCACACGCCCCCCGGTACGCAAGCGTCCCGAGGCGAAGCGTGAATCAACGCCAGCACCCGCGCTCCCGCCTGTAGCAGTACCTTCCACCCCGCCACCTGCTGCGAACCCGCCAGTGCGTCGTGCGCCGCGCGCGGTTCCGGTGGCGGGGGAGGGTGAACGTCTCCACATCCCCGCGTTGGGCCGTCGCGCGTTGCGGAGCATTTCCCTCATTCCGTCCGAGCTCAAGAAGAAGCCAGTTTCACCAACGTGGCCACGGCTCATTGCGGTCGTTGGCATCGCACTCACCATCCCACTCGTCGGCATCCCCTGGGCCATGCTCTCCAGCCGCGTCACCAGAGAACAGGAGGAGACGCGCGTGGTCGAGGCACGACGCTCGGACGTGCTCTCGCGCATCGCGGCGATGGAGCGTGCGGTGGAGTCCTACCGTGTGACGGCAGATCGCGCGATCGCGCTCCAGGCAATCGTCGAGCAGCACGGTACCTGGAAGCCGTTCTTCGACCTCTTGGAGGCGCGGACGCTCCCAGGCATGCGGTACGACCAGCTGAGCGTTGACGCAAACGGGACAATCACGTTGCCGACGATTGCGCCGAACCTCCGTGTGGCCGCCGCACAGCTCGTCGCGTGGCAGGAGGAACCGCGCGTTGAAGACCTCGGTATCTCCGGATTCTCGAGTGTCATTGACGAGCTTGGCATCACGCGGGGTATTCGTTTTGACCTCCGTTTGCGTGTGCGTCCTGATCTCTTCACGATGTTCGACGATACGGGTAGCGCGATCGTACCCGCATCGGTACCCGCATCGTGAGCATCCCTATGGCAACCAAACTCAAACCCAAGCGCGCCGGTGCGCTCAAGCAGGAGCTCAACTGGGATCGGCTCCTCCCGATGCTCACGCCGGTCGTCGTGCTCGCGTTTGGACTCATCGGGTACCTCCTGCTCCTCCGACCGCTTCTCTTTGAGCTTCGGACACTCGAGCGGAGGCGCGGATTTGCCGCGGACGTCACGGTGCTCGAGGAGCGTCTCGCACGGCTCACTGCTGCACGGGAGACCTTCGAGCACGATCTCACCACCGCGCAGCCCATCGTTGATTCCGCACTACCGAGCGGGCAGGACCTCCCGGGGCTCCTCGCAACGCTCGATGCGGCTGGACAACGCTCCGGCGTGGCGATCGCGAGCGTGGAAATTTCGCCGGAGGCACCGCCGGCATCGCTCGAGCGCGTCCTCGGTCAGCGTGGCGTTGTGCGGATTGGACTCGGTGTGCGCAACGTGAACTACGAACGCTTGAAGTCGCTCATCACGGTCCTCACGCAGAGCCGTCGCCTCGTGGATGTGCGCTCCGTGCAATTTACTCCGGAGCGTCTCCAGGCCGCACTCACGCTCCGCGCGTACGCGTTGGAGTAACGACACCCGTATGCTCGCACCACGCACACTTCGGAACTGGACCATGATGGCCACGGTCGCGGCATTCGTCATCGCGGCATTCGTCATCATCTCCGACATCATCCGTCCGCTCCCACCACTTCCGCAGACGAGTACGGCCGTCACGCGGGGGACGATGATTGACGTTGCAGCCGTTGAGGCACTCCTTGACGATCCGCGCTTCCAATCGCTTGTTCTCCTCGCACCGAACGTCACACCCGGACGACTCGGGAACGCCAATCCGTTTGCGATTTTTGAGGGGACGCAATAAGGTTGCACTCCCATGCTCACGACACAGCTCCTCCATCATCTGCAGTCCGAAGGCCGCATCACCGAGGGTGAGGTGGCGGAGTTGGTCGCTGCGGCCAAGCAAGGCGAACACATCGAACGCGCACTCATTGATCGCAAGCTCGTCACCGAGGATGAACTCCTCAGGTTGCGCGGGCAACTCCTCGGTCTCCCGATCATGACGCTCGTCGGGACGGTGCTCCCGGTCTCCATCCTTGAGACACTACCGAGGACGCTCGCGGAGCGGTACCACGCGATCGCATACGAGCGTGAGGGGAACCGCATCACCGTGGGACTCGTGGATCCGACGGACCAGCAGAGCGTCGAGGCCCTTGAGTTCTACGCACGCGAGCAGCAGCTCAGCGTGCGCTACGCGATCATCTCGCTCGCGAGCTTCTACGCGGCGCTTCGTCAGTACCCGGAGCAGCAGCAGGCGACGGAGCGGGCCATCTCGCGCGCTTCCGAGAAGATGACCGTCCCTGCGGTGTCGGCGGAAGACGCGGAGGTAGATCTCGCGGCGGAGATCGAGCGCGCGCCGGTTTCACAGATCGTCGCAACGGTCGTCCGCCATGCGATTGAGGCGAGCGCATCGGACATCCACATCGAGCCGCATGGGAAACAGACACGTATTCGGTACCGCGTGGACGGTATGCTCCAGACGGCGCTCACGTTGCCGATCTCGCTCCACACGTCCATCATCGCTCGCGTGAAGGTGCTCGCGAAGCTCAAGCTCGATGAGACGCGCACGCCGCAGGACGGCCGCATCCACGTGACGGAGGCCGGGCGCGAGGTAGACCTGCGCGTCTCCACCCTGCCACTCCTCGACCACGAGAAGGTCGTCATGCGTATTCTCGAGACGTCCGGTGGTCTCATCACCCTCGCGGACCTTGGGTTCCGACCGTGGCAGATTGAGCTCCTCTCCCGCGCGGTGCACCGTCCGCACGGCATGGTGCTCCTCACCGGACCCACGGGCTCCGGGAAGTCCACGACGCTCTACGCGGTGCTCAACCTCCTCAATGAGGAGGGCGTGAACATCACGACGCTCGAGGATCCGATCGAGTACTACGTGCGCGGCGTGAACCAAGCGCAGATTCGTCCAGAGGTGAATTTCACCTTTGCAACCGGATTGCGCGCCGTCCTCCGCCAGGACCCGAACGTCATTATGGTCGGCGAGGTGCGCGACGTCGAGACCGCAGAGCTCGCCATCCACGCCGGTCTCACCGGACACCTCCTCTTCTCCACGCTCCATACGCGCGATGTGTTCGGTGTCGTGCCGCGTCTCACGGATATGAAGATCGAGCCGTTCCTCCTCGCCTCGACGCTCATCCTCGCAGAAGGCCAGCGCCTCGTGCGTATGATCTGTCAGCACTGCAAGGTGTCGGTGCAGCCGAGCGTGGAGATCGCGCACGCCATCGAACAGCACCTCGCGACGTTCCCATCGAACAGCATCCCAGAAACGGTGCAGCGCGAGGGGATGGTGCTCGCACGCGGGAAGGGGTGCCCAAAGTGCGGCGGGACCGGGTACCATGGCCGCACGGTCGTCGTGGAGCTCCTGGAGTTTGACAACCAGCTCGAGCAATTCATCGTCCAGGGATTCCCGGACAAGGAAGTGCGCGCGTACATCAAGGAGCGCGGCATGCTCACGCTCATGCAGGATGCACTCCTCAAGGCACTCGAGGGTGTGACGACGTACGAGGAAGTGCTGCGCGTGAGCCACGAGTAGATCGAGAACCCATCGGCCCCTCCACGTCATAGACAACCAAGCGCGTCCTCAACTGCCTCCCCCGTCATTTCGACCGACTCAGTCCTCGAGGGAGCGGAGAAATCTCGTTTTGCTGCACAATGGATGACGGTACTGCTCAACGAGATTTCTCGGCTCCGCTCGAAATGACGGAAGAAGAGGAAAAGAAAGAGTACGCCACGGTCGCTCTACCTATGCGCTTTCGATACATTGCCCGAACAAAAGTAGGGAAGACCGTGCGGGGTGCACTCGTGTCCCCGAGCATCGCGGAGGCAGAGCACGAGCTCGCCGACCGTGGATACCTCTCCGCCTCACTCCGTCCGGAGGCGCGCATCGTGGGTTCCCTGCGCGAGATGGCCATCCAGTTTCAGCGGTTGCCACTCAAGGGGATCGTCATTCTCCTCCGGCAGCTCTCGGTCATGGTCTCCGCAGAGATGCCGCTCGTGGATGCACTCCGTGGGCTCGTTCACCAGACGGAGAGCGCACTCCTCCGGCCGGTCATCGTGGACCTCGTGAAGGACGTGGAGTCCGGTCGCCGCCTCTCCGAGGCGTTCGCCGCGCACCCGCGCATCTTCTCGAGCTTCGCCGTCTACCTCGTGCGGGCCGGTGAAACATCGGGGAACCTCAGCGAAGTCATTTCGTACCTCGCGGATCAGGCGGAACGCGACGCAGAGCTTCGTTCAAAAGTACGCAGCGCGATGCTCTACCCGTCGTTCATTATTGGCGGGTTGGTCACCGTCACGTTCATCATGATGACGTTCGTCATCCCGCGCATGACGAACGTCCTCCTCCAGACCGGCGGGACACTTCCGCTCTCCACCCAGATCCTCATTACGGTTTCGAGCTTCCTCGCCACCTGGTGGTGGCTCCTCCTCATCGTGGTCGTCGTGACGGTCGTCGCGTTCCGGTGGTTTTTGCGGTACGCGTGGCTCCGCACGCGATGGGATACGTTCAAGCTTCGCGTCCCGGCGTTTGGGCGCATCGCGCAGGACGTCGCCATTGTCCGCATCACCCAGTCATTCGACATGCTGCTCCGTGGTGGTGTCGGTATTCTGCCGTCGCTCGATGTTGTACGCGATGTCGTGGGGAACGCGGCGTACCGCGAGCTCCTTGAAGCGACCGCACAGGAGGTCATGGACGGGAATTCGCTCACGACGCGCTTCCGTGACTCCTGGCTCATCCCGGAGATGGTGACGCAGCTCCTCGCCGTTGGCGAGCGGAGCGGTCGGCTCGAGCTCGTGCTCCAGAAGCTCGCGAGTCACTACGAACGCATCGTCGAGCAGCGCATTCGTGACCTCATCACTGTCATCGAGCCGATCGTCATGATCGTCCTCGGCATCGGGGTCGGCGTTATG encodes:
- the pilM gene encoding type IV pilus assembly protein PilM, which produces MGFFKKKPQAFLGVDIGAGGVKVVELRSERGRARLSTYGLAEYPSMERSATSLGDDLGGLADALREVCARARVEATEAVCALPVAAVFSSVITLPRMAKKQLPDAVAWEAKKLLPLPYEEMITDWKLLTPEEDLETENTDTTTARVLLTAAPKQLVQQYITVFRGAGLELLSLETEAFALIRSLVGDDPAVVLLMDIGASRTSMVIVEDGTPMLSRSVDVGGRHLTRAMSDLMGIAVPAAEELKLDLAVTPTGNPAAAALPKLFERLFAPVIQEARYAMNLHQSQEVNNGRSVEKIILAGGSALLPSLTEYFGSTLNLRAFVGDPWARVVYPVDLRPALDTIGARFAVAVGLGMREIV
- a CDS encoding ribonuclease HI family protein — protein: MKLSIYTDGGARGNPGPAGTGIVIKDEAGAVVAAFGEYIGETTNNQAEYRAMLAALSRARELGATHVEAFADSELLVKQLNREYRVKNAGLAPLFVQLVTLAQGFQRCTFAHVRRAQNKEADALVNRAIDARGRVDGM
- a CDS encoding type II secretion system F family protein; its protein translation is MRFRYIARTKVGKTVRGALVSPSIAEAEHELADRGYLSASLRPEARIVGSLREMAIQFQRLPLKGIVILLRQLSVMVSAEMPLVDALRGLVHQTESALLRPVIVDLVKDVESGRRLSEAFAAHPRIFSSFAVYLVRAGETSGNLSEVISYLADQAERDAELRSKVRSAMLYPSFIIGGLVTVTFIMMTFVIPRMTNVLLQTGGTLPLSTQILITVSSFLATWWWLLLIVVVVTVVAFRWFLRYAWLRTRWDTFKLRVPAFGRIAQDVAIVRITQSFDMLLRGGVGILPSLDVVRDVVGNAAYRELLEATAQEVMDGNSLTTRFRDSWLIPEMVTQLLAVGERSGRLELVLQKLASHYERIVEQRIRDLITVIEPIVMIVLGIGVGVMVGAIILPMYNLVSQF
- a CDS encoding GspE/PulE family protein, translating into MLTTQLLHHLQSEGRITEGEVAELVAAAKQGEHIERALIDRKLVTEDELLRLRGQLLGLPIMTLVGTVLPVSILETLPRTLAERYHAIAYEREGNRITVGLVDPTDQQSVEALEFYAREQQLSVRYAIISLASFYAALRQYPEQQQATERAISRASEKMTVPAVSAEDAEVDLAAEIERAPVSQIVATVVRHAIEASASDIHIEPHGKQTRIRYRVDGMLQTALTLPISLHTSIIARVKVLAKLKLDETRTPQDGRIHVTEAGREVDLRVSTLPLLDHEKVVMRILETSGGLITLADLGFRPWQIELLSRAVHRPHGMVLLTGPTGSGKSTTLYAVLNLLNEEGVNITTLEDPIEYYVRGVNQAQIRPEVNFTFATGLRAVLRQDPNVIMVGEVRDVETAELAIHAGLTGHLLFSTLHTRDVFGVVPRLTDMKIEPFLLASTLILAEGQRLVRMICQHCKVSVQPSVEIAHAIEQHLATFPSNSIPETVQREGMVLARGKGCPKCGGTGYHGRTVVVELLEFDNQLEQFIVQGFPDKEVRAYIKERGMLTLMQDALLKALEGVTTYEEVLRVSHE